In one Sesamum indicum cultivar Zhongzhi No. 13 linkage group LG12, S_indicum_v1.0, whole genome shotgun sequence genomic region, the following are encoded:
- the LOC105175797 gene encoding probable LRR receptor-like serine/threonine-protein kinase At4g20940, which yields MRIFRLFLVGLCFVSSLGQLPSQDILALLEFKKGIKHDPTGFVLDSWNDESIDFNGCPSSWNGIMCNGGNVAAVVLDNLGLSADADLSVFSNLTMLVKLSVANNSISGKLPDNLGEFKSLEYLDISDNLFFSSLPSEIGKLMSLKNLSLAGNNFSGSIPDAISGLASIRSLDMSRNSLSGPLPSSLTRLGGLVYLNLSLNGFTKSIPKGLELMTQLDVLDLHGNRLDGKFDPEFLLLTTASHIDLSGNLLVSSAKEQQKFLVGISPSVKHLNLSHNQIEGSLISGGEAQTFGSLKVLDLSYNQLSGELPGFNFVYDLQVLKLGNNRFSGPIPNNLLKGDSLVLTELDLSGNNLSGSISMITTTTLHTLNLSSNMLSGELPLLTGSCAVIDLSKNQFEGNLTRLLKWGNVEFLDLSQNHLTGSIPEVTAQFLRLNYLNASHNFLNGSLPKVLTLFPKLTTLDLSFNQLSGPLLTTLLTSSTLNELHLQSNILSGSIDFSPLSNNSNLHVLDLSNNQLNGYLPDSFGSLTGLQVINVGGNNFSGSLPTSIGDITTLISLDISRNHFSGQLPRNLPDSLQSFNASYNDLSGVVPENLRKFPLSSFYPGNSDLQFPNPPPGSSHGPAGNPSKKHFRTIVKVVIIVSCVVAVIILILLAIFIHYKRISKRPLPHVTNKDVSRQASTNPSSFGGRDRAGGLVVSAEDLVTSRKGSSSEIISSEEKMAAITGFSPSKTSHFSWSPESGDSYTVESLSRLDVRSPDRLAGELYFLDDTISFTAEELSRAPAEVLGRSSHGTSYRATLDNGLFLTVKWLREGVAKQRKEFAKEAKKFANIRHPNVVGLRGYYWGPTQHEKLILSDYISPGSLASFLYDRPGRKGPPLTWAQRLKIAVDVARGLNYLHFDRAVPHGNLKATNILLDGPDCNGRVADYCLHRLMTQSGTIEQILDAGVLGYRAPELAASKKPLPSFKSDVYAFGVILLELLTGKCAGDVVSGADGGVDLTDWVRLRVAEGRGSDCFDAALTPEMSIPAADKGMKEVLGIALRCIRSVSERPGIKTIYEDLSSI from the exons ATGAGGATATTTAGGCTGTTTCTGGTGGGTCTTTGTTTTGTCTCCTCCTTGGGGCAGCTCCCTTCCCAGGATATTTTGGCGCTTCTCGAGTTCAAGAAAGGAATCAAGCACGACCCAACGGGTTTCGTGCTTGATTCATGGAATGATGAATCAATTGATTTCAATGGGTGCCCTTCTTCTTGGAATGGGATTATGTGTAATGGTGGTAATGTTGCGGCCGTTGTTCTTGACAATCTAGGATTGTCTGCAGACGCGGATTTGAGTGTGTTCTCAAATCTAACCATGCTTGTAAAACTTTCAGTTGCAAACAATTCCATTTCTGGTAAGTTGCCGGACAATCTCGGGGAGTTTAAGAGCCTTGAGTATCTTGATATCTCCGACAATCTGTTCTTCTCGTCATTGCCATCTGAGATTGGTAAATTAATGAGTTTAAAAAACCTGTCACTAGCTGGAAATAACTTCTCGGGCTCAATCCCAGACGCAATTTCTGGACTTGCCTCAATCCGTTCTTTAGATATGAGCCGCAATTCCCTTTCTGGCCCGTTGCCGTCGTCTTTGACAAGGTTGGGAGGTTTGGTGTATCTTAATCTGTCTCTAAATGGCTTCACGAAAAGCATCCCTAAAGGGCTTGAGCTGATGACTCAACTTGATGTGCTTGACTTACATGGTAATAGGCTTGATGGTAAATTTGATCCTGAATTCTTGCTACTTACTACAGCAAGTCATATTGATCTTAGTGGGAATTTGCTAGTCAGTTCTGCTAAGGAGCAGCAGAAATTTCTCGTGGGTATTTCTCCATCTGTCAAGCATTTAAATCTCAGCCACAACCAGATAGAAGGATCACTCATCAGCGGTGGTGAGGCCCAGACTTTTGGGAGCTTGAAAGTTTTGGATTTGAGCTACAATCAGCTCTCTGGAGAATTACCTGGGTTCAATTTTGTTTACGACCTTCAAGTCCTGAAACTTGGTAACAACAGATTTTCTGGTCCCATTCCTAACAACCTTTTGAAGGGAGATTCTTTGGTGTTAACTGAGTTGGACCTAAGTGGGAACAACCTATCAG GGTCCATAAGTATGATTACGACAACAACATTACACACCCTTAATCTCTCCTCCAACATGCTTTCTGGTGAATTGCCGCTGTTGACGGGAAGCTGTGCTGTGATTGACCTCTCAAAAAACCAATTTGAAGGAAATTTAACTAGGCTGCTGAAATGGGGAAATGTAGAATTCCTTGATCTCAGCCAGAACCATTTGACAGGGTCCATTCCAGAGGTAACTGCTCAATTCTTGCGTCTGAATTACCTTAACGCCTCTCACAATTTCCTGAATGGTTCTCTTCCAAAAGTCCTCACACTGTTCCCCAAACTCACCACCCTGGACCTCAGCTTCAACCAGTTGAGCGGTCCTCTTTTAACCACTCTTTTGACATCATCTACTCTTAATGAACTTCACCTACAGAGCAATATACTCTCTGGAAGCATTGATTTTTCACCTCTCTCTAATAATTCCAACCTACATGTTCTTGATCTTTCTAACAATCAGCTTAATGGCTACTTACCTGATTCATTTGGATCATTAACCGGACTTCAAGTGATCAATGTTGGAGGAAACAATTTCTCTGGTTCCCTGCCTACTTCCATAGGTGATATCACTACCCTAATTTCATTAGACATTTCGCGGAATCATTTCTCCGGGCAACTGCCAAGGAACTTGCCTGACAGTCTTCAAAGCTTTAATGCATCATATAATGATCTTTCTGGTGTTGTGCCTGAAAATTTGAGGAAATTTCCTCTATCTTCCTTCTACCCTGGCAATTCTGACTTGCAATTCCCCAATCCTCCTCCCGGCTCTAGTCATGGTCCAGCTGGAAATCCAAGTAAGAAACACTTCAGAACTATCGTCAAAGTGGTGATAATAGTTTCTTGTGTGGTTGCTGTAATCATTTTGATCCTTCTTGCAATCTTCATTCATTATAAACGGATATCAAAAAGGCCTTTGCCACATGTAACCAACAAAGATGTCAGCCGCCAAGCTTCGACAAATCCTTCTAGCTTTGGGGGAAGAGACCGTGCTGGTGGCTTGGTTGTTTCAGCAGAGGATCTTGTGACATCTAGAAAAGGATCGTCGTCGGAGATAATTAGTTCTGAAGAGAAAATGGCAGCGATTACTGGTTTCTCTCCATCAAAGACCAGCCACTTCTCGTGGTCACCCGAATCTGGTGATTCATATACTGTAGAGAGCCTGTCAAGATTGGATGTCAGGTCTCCTGATCGGCTTGCAGGTGAGCTGTATTTTCTAGATGATACAATCTCATTTACGGCTGAGGAATTATCAAGGGCCCCAGCAGAAGTCCTTGGAAGGAGCAGCCATGGAACATCTTACAGAGCAACTCTGGACAATGGTTTGTTCTTGACTGTGAAGTGGTTGAGGGAAGGAGTTGCAAAGCAGAGAAAGGAATTTGCTAAAGAAGCTAAGAAATTTGCAAACATTAGACACCCAAATGTGGTTGGGTTGAGAGGTTACTACTGGGGTCCCACACAACACGAGAAGCTTATCCTTTCAGACTACATATCTCCTGGAAGTCTTGCGAGTTTTCTCTATG ATCGGCCTGGAAGAAAGGGTCCACCCCTAACCTGGGCTCAGAGGCTCAAAATAGCAGTTGATGTTGCACGTGGCCTGAACTATCTCCATTTTGATCGTGCTGTTCCCCATGGAAACCTTAAagcaacaaatatattactaGATGGACCCGATTGTAATGGGCGCGTAGCCGATTACTGTCTTCACAGGCTGATGACCCAATCAGGAACCATCGAACAAATTCTTGATGCTGGGGTTTTGGGCTACCGTGCCCCAGAACTTGCAGCGTCCAAGAAGCCCCTGCCATCTTTCAAATCAGATGTCTATGCTTTTGGAGTGATTTTGCTGGAACTTCTCACAGGGAAATGTGCTGGTGATGTAGTTTCAGGTGCAGATGGGGGAGTTGATTTGACAGATTGGGTGCGGTTGAGGGTGGCAGAAGGTCGAGGATCAGATTGTTTTGATGCTGCATTGACGCCTGAGATGAGCATCCCCGCGGCAGATAAAGGTATGAAAGAGGTCCTTGGAATAGCTCTTCGATGTATTCGTTCGGTGTCGGAGAGGCCAGGAATCAAGACAATATACGAGGATCTCTCGTCCATTTAG
- the LOC105175798 gene encoding probable 3-hydroxyisobutyrate dehydrogenase, mitochondrial isoform X1 → MAAYGSFRVRSLLSLHKCSPKITRSSLSDFSWTRMFSSSSSPSQFQAVGFIGLGNMGSRMANNLIKAGYNVVVHDVNHDVMKKFSDKGILTKNSPHEVAEASDAVITMLPSSAHVMDVYTGPKGMLNSGNGLRPWLFIDSSTIDPQTSRKLSSTISNSNLNRERGGCDNPAMLDAPVSGGVLSAETGSLTFMVGGSEEAYRSAKPLFLSMGKNIIYCGGPGNGSSAKICNNLAMAVSMLGVSEAFALGQSLGVAATTLTKIFNSSSARCWSSDTYNPVPGVMDAVPASRNYDGGFATKLMTKDLKLAAESGKEVEAKTPMTYVAEEIFREVCSEGHGTKDFSCVFRHYFCGKDEF, encoded by the exons ATGGCTGCTTATGGAAGTTTCAGAGTGAGATCGCTGCTGTCCCTTCACAAATGCAGCCCCAAGATCACGCGTTCTTCATTATCCGACTTTTCATGGACTCGCATGttttcttcatcatcttcccCATCCCAATTTCAA GCAGTTGGATTCATAGGACTTGGAAACATGGGATCCCGTATGGCAAACAACTTGATTAAAGCTGGATACAATGTCGTGGTGCATgatgt AAACCATGATGTTATGAAGAAATTCTCGGATAAAGGCATTCTTACGAAGAATTCGCCTCATGAAGTTGCTGAAGCAAGTGATGCTGTAATTACTATGTTGCCATCTTCAGCCCAT gTGATGGATGTTTACACAGGACCAAAGGGTATGCTTAACAGTGGAAATGGACTGAGACCGTGGTTGTTCATAGATTCCTCTACAATTGATCCTCAAACATCCAGAAAGCTTTCTTCAACCATttctaattctaatttaaacaGAGAGAGAG GTGGCTGTGATAATCCTGCTATGTTGGATGCTCCTGTATCTGGAGGTGTTCTATCAGCTGAGACTGGATCTCTCACTTTCATG GTTGGTGGCTCGGAAGAAGCCTATAGATCTGCAAAGCCTTTGTTTCTCTCAATGGGCAAAAACATCATATACTGTGGTGGTCCAGGAAATGGTTCG AGTGCAAAAATTTGCAACAACTTGGCAATGGCTGTGAGCATGCTTGGGGTTTCAGAAGCCTTTGCACTTGGTCAGTCGTTGGGCGTTGCAGCTACTACTTTGACAAAGATATTTAACTCTTCAAGTGCTCGATGTTGGAGCAG TGATACTTATAATCCCGTGCCTGGAGTGATGGATGCGGTGCCAGCTTCCAGGAATTATGATGGCGGCTTTGCAACCAAATTAATG ACTAAAGATCTGAAGCTTGCGGCAGAATCAGGCAAGGAAGTGGAGGCCAAAACTCCAATGACATATGTAGCAGAGGAGAT ATTCAGAGAGGTATGCAGTGAAGGTCATGGAACAAAGGATTTCTCGTGTGTTTTTCGCCATTATTTCTGTGGGAAAGATGAGTTTTAG
- the LOC105175798 gene encoding probable 3-hydroxyisobutyrate dehydrogenase, mitochondrial isoform X2: MKKFSDKGILTKNSPHEVAEASDAVITMLPSSAHVMDVYTGPKGMLNSGNGLRPWLFIDSSTIDPQTSRKLSSTISNSNLNRERGGCDNPAMLDAPVSGGVLSAETGSLTFMVGGSEEAYRSAKPLFLSMGKNIIYCGGPGNGSSAKICNNLAMAVSMLGVSEAFALGQSLGVAATTLTKIFNSSSARCWSSDTYNPVPGVMDAVPASRNYDGGFATKLMTKDLKLAAESGKEVEAKTPMTYVAEEIFREVCSEGHGTKDFSCVFRHYFCGKDEF, translated from the exons ATGAAGAAATTCTCGGATAAAGGCATTCTTACGAAGAATTCGCCTCATGAAGTTGCTGAAGCAAGTGATGCTGTAATTACTATGTTGCCATCTTCAGCCCAT gTGATGGATGTTTACACAGGACCAAAGGGTATGCTTAACAGTGGAAATGGACTGAGACCGTGGTTGTTCATAGATTCCTCTACAATTGATCCTCAAACATCCAGAAAGCTTTCTTCAACCATttctaattctaatttaaacaGAGAGAGAG GTGGCTGTGATAATCCTGCTATGTTGGATGCTCCTGTATCTGGAGGTGTTCTATCAGCTGAGACTGGATCTCTCACTTTCATG GTTGGTGGCTCGGAAGAAGCCTATAGATCTGCAAAGCCTTTGTTTCTCTCAATGGGCAAAAACATCATATACTGTGGTGGTCCAGGAAATGGTTCG AGTGCAAAAATTTGCAACAACTTGGCAATGGCTGTGAGCATGCTTGGGGTTTCAGAAGCCTTTGCACTTGGTCAGTCGTTGGGCGTTGCAGCTACTACTTTGACAAAGATATTTAACTCTTCAAGTGCTCGATGTTGGAGCAG TGATACTTATAATCCCGTGCCTGGAGTGATGGATGCGGTGCCAGCTTCCAGGAATTATGATGGCGGCTTTGCAACCAAATTAATG ACTAAAGATCTGAAGCTTGCGGCAGAATCAGGCAAGGAAGTGGAGGCCAAAACTCCAATGACATATGTAGCAGAGGAGAT ATTCAGAGAGGTATGCAGTGAAGGTCATGGAACAAAGGATTTCTCGTGTGTTTTTCGCCATTATTTCTGTGGGAAAGATGAGTTTTAG
- the LOC105175800 gene encoding uncharacterized protein LOC105175800 has product MSSRTGVDYHNNDYSTQPRGFLTPPPTWKTRRCPPVMPASEKKPRRSPQSRADCFHIIHKVPSGDSPYVRAKHVQLIDKDPSRAISLFWSAINAGDRVDSALKDMAVVMKQLDRSDEAIEAIKSFRHLCPPESQESLDNILVELYKQSGRIEEEIEMLQLKLKQVEEGIAFGGKRTKMARSQGKKIHITVEKEYSRLLGNLAWAYMQQKDFKSAEENYRKALSFESDKNKQCNLAVCLMHMNKFTEAKFLLQAIRDSCDNGHIDESHVKSYERASQMLVELESQRVLKPIKQTEHCNESGIARRFADGHLNKMEPFGGQWDSGVYFRKNCDDNNGGMQSSPLPLSVDKMKNGAFTELPCEKRADSDWRTNRYQPNIGNGIYSACKRAYTSPFFNQMIPKVPFTQPRRCSQSGDQRKGGLKENAYASSCRKLSFGSSMDTENVQSLMNKNVNYYSTAPAEVRRISEKHFPFTGGDWRKNSSDNLDRNSGFLKPLETNGERMNPLAYDCKKSATEESDLPLDFSAECSETKEICDRISGQCCRLTSAVSIWPSNCKDEETSRMTCEDKKSWADMVEEDEQELVSWRNDFPRSYSNNQSQDSLLSIQTPADIAVGSMIQEGFNDENVDSNIISETPKSLCQAEKLSEQIELIDLGSGYFTQPEKTTLSTNQAVRRSLYFDQNHKPGTAKDHCTSPLTVKVFNFEGQGLELPEDVCSTKSIKRRSRLQVFQDITLIPESSDLDITQKN; this is encoded by the exons ATGTCGAGTAGAACTGGTGTTGATTATCACAACAATGATTACAGTACTCAACCAAGAGGCTTCTTGACGCCGCCCCCGACATGGAAGACGAGACGGTGTCCTCCGGTGATGCCAGCGTCCGAGAAGAAACCAAGAAGGTCACCACAGTCCAGAGCTGACTGCTTCCATATCATTCACAAGGTCCCTTCTGGGGACTCTCCCTACGTCAGAGCAAAACATGTGCAG CTGATAGACAAGGATCCAAGCAGGGCTATTTCCCTGTTCTGGTCAGCAATAAATGCTGGTGATCGAGTTGATAGTGCCTTAAAAGATATGGCTGTTGTCATGAAACAATTGGATCGGTCCGACGAGGCAATTGAGGCCATTAAGTCCTTTCGTCATCTCTGTCCTCCCGAATCTCAGGAATCCCTTGACAATATATTGGTTGAACTGTATAAG CAATCTGGCAGGATTGAGGAAGAGATTGAAATGCTTCAACTAAAACTGAAGCAAGTAGAAGAAGGAATAGCTTTCGGGGGGAAGAGAACGAAGATGGCAAGATCTCAAGGAAAGAAGATACACATCACAGTTGAAAAAGAGTATTCTAG GTTGTTAGGGAATTTAGCATGGGCTTACATGCAGCAGAAAGACTTCAAGTCCGCAGAAGAAAATTACAG AAAAGCACTGTCATTTGAATCAGATAAGAACAAACAGTGCAATTTAGCCGTATGCTTGATGCACATGAATAAGTTTACAGAAGCCAAATTTCTGCTCCAAGCAATAAGAGATTCATGTGACAATGGTCATATAGATGAATCACATGTTAAGTCCTATGAGCGTGCCTCTCAAATGCTGGTCGAGTTGGAGTCACAGCGCGTCCTTAAGCCTATAAAACAGACAGAACATTGTAATGAATCTGGAATAGCTAGACGATTTGCAGATGGACATCTTAATAAAATGGAGCCATTTGGTGGTCAATGGGATAGTGGAGTCTATTTTCGGAAAAACTGTGATGATAACAATGGTGGTATGCAGTCATCTCCACTGCCTTTGTCAGTCGACAAAATGAAGAATGGAGCATTTACTGAACTTCCTTGTGAGAAAAGGGCTGATTCTGACTGGAGAACAAACCGTTATCAGCCTAATATTGGCAATGGAATATATTCAGCATGCAAGAGGGCATATACATCCCCCTTTTTCAATCAAATGATTCCAAAAGTTCCATTCACCCAACCGCGGAGATGTTCACAGTCTGGAGATCAAAGAAAGGGTGGCTTGAAAGAAAATGCATATGCAAGTTCCTGTCGGAAATTGTCCTTTGGATCGTCTATGGATACTGAAAATGTGCAGTCATTGATGAacaaaaatgttaattattattctacTGCTCCTGCTGAGGTGCGACGAATTTCGGAAAAGCATTTTCCCTTTACTGGTGGAGATTGGAGAAAGAATTCATCAGATAACCTTGATCGAAACAGTGGGTTTTTGAAGCCCTTAGAAACTAATGGAGAAAGGATGAATCCATTGGCATATGATTGCAAGAAATCTGCTACAGAAGAATCTGATTTGCCTTTGGACTTTTCTGCTGAGTGTTCAGAAACTAAAGAAATTTGTGACAGGATTTCAGGTCAATGTTGCAGGTTAACTAGTGCGGTTAGCATTTGGCCTTCCAATTGTAAAGATGAGGAGACAAGTAGGATGACATGTGAAGATAAGAAAAGTTGGGCTGATATGGTCGAAGAAGATGAGCAAGAGTTGGTAAGTTGGAGAAATGATTTCCCACGAAGCTATTCAAACAATCAATCTCAAGATTCTTTATTGTCTATCCAAACTCCAGCCGATATAGCTGTTGGGTCTATGATTCAAGAAGGGTTTAATGATGAGAATGTGGACTCTAACATAATTTCTGAGACTCCCAAGTCACTCTGTCAAGCTGAGAAATTAAGTGAACAGATTGAACTGATTGATCTGGGGAGCGGATATTTTACACAACCTGAGAAAACGACTTTATCAACGAACCAAGCAGTGAGGCGTTCTTTGTATTTCGATCAGAATCACAAACCAGGGACAGCAAAAGATCATTGTACTTCACCATTGACAGTCAAAGTTTTTAACTTTGAAGGCCAAGGTTTAGAACTCCCAGAGGATGTCTGTTCCACAAAATCTATAAAGCGGAGGAGCAGGTTGCAGGTTTTCCAGGATATAACACTTATTCCTGAAAGTTCAGATCTTGATATCACACAGAAGAACTAG